DNA from Pirellulales bacterium:
GTACTGCACGCCGCCGTCTTCGAGAGTGCAGCGCTGGATATAGCCAATCGCACGGTCGATGATTTCTTTCGGCACGGGGATACCCGCGTTGCGGCAACCGCGCAGCGCCTGGACCTGGGTGATCGTCGTCGAGCCTTCGTCCTGGTTGTTGCCTTCCTTGGCGCTGACGTAGCCCCAGCCACCGGCGGGCGTCTGCGCCTGGCCGGTAAACTCGACGGCCCGGACCAGCACGTCGACCAGCGTTTCACGCCGGTCCAGGTCTTCTTCCTCCCCCAAGACCTGCGAGAGGAACAGCACCGAAAACCCATGGCCATACGTGTAGCGATTGTCGCGCGACATCGGATCGCCGATCAGGCCGTTCGACCGGCTGCGGCTGACGAGATAGTCGACGGCACGGCGAATATGCTCGGAGTATTTGCCCTGGGTCGTGGTCGATCCTTCGCACAACAGGGCGATGCCCGCGAGTGCCGTCATGGCCGTGGGGTACTGCGCGGTATTGGCGGTCCAATGTCCCAGACGCGATTGCGTGCGGGTCATCCATTCCAAACCGCGCGCGATCGACTTCTCCACGTTCGGATCGCGCGCCGCCGCCGTCGCCGCCGTACCCGCGAGCGCACCCCCAGCCAAGGGCCACGCGGCCAGTAGCGGCAACAGCTTGCGTCGCGAAATGTGCATGGAGCTTACAAATCTTTAGTTGTCGGGGACTTCGACCGGGGGTTTTTCTTCGGCTTTCTCGACGATCGGTTGCTCGTCGTCGGGCTTCTCATCGACCGGCTTCTTCGGTTGCCCTTGGGGCGCCAATCGATTTTCCAACGCGCGTGGGGCGAGACGCTGGTTGATCGTTGCCTGAGCGGGGGCCGCGTTCGCCGCGGCGGGGCCTGCGGCGCGTCCTTCCTGGTCGGCCTCCTCCGGCATCGGGGCCGGCTCGGGCTGCCCCGCGGGGGGGTCGGGCATGTCGGCCGGAATCGGCTTGTCACTGAGCGCCATGTGTACCGTCTTGCGCAGCAGCTTCAGGTCGACCGTGTGCTTGGCCGGTTCCCCCTCGAGTTCAAACGCGTTGTACTCGGCCCCCAATTGTTCCTGGTAAATTGTGCGGCCGTTGCGGCGATCGAGACACAGCATCGACACGTGCGTCGTCGCGCGGAACTGCACGTTGGGATTGCTGCGGCTCTTGTAGACCGTCGTCGAGAAACAGAGCACGGGCAACTCACTCGGTTGATCGAGGAACAAGCCCTGCTTGTACACTCGCTTCGACCATTGCTTGGCCCCCGTCGGGCGGTCAAAGCCGTAGACGTAGCCGGTCACCAACGGGTTGTTCGTCATGCCCCCCGGCAGTGGACGCAAGAACATGCCCGGCTCGTTGCCGGGGTTGTTGTTGCTGGCCACCAACAGGTATTGGTCGCGCGAGGTCAACACGTACACGTCGTTGACCGCGTCGTCTTGTTCGATGGGAGCATCGACGAGTGTCGCGCCATCGGGCAGCCGCAGCAGGGTGAAATGCCCCGGCTCGACGACCCCCACCGCCTCTTCGCCGATTACCTGGCACAGCGCCCGATCGAAGCTGCGCTGCCAGATCACTTTCTCGTTCCACAGGTCGAGCAGCCGCACTTGGTGCTGGAGCTTGGCGCCTTCCGAGGTCTGGACGAATTCCAACACGTGGCGTCCGACCGTGCCCATGCGATTGTTGATAATGGGGATCGGTCGCCGGCCCAGGTCGGCGCCGTCGGTGGGCCGCAGCACGAGGGCCTCGACGGCGTTCGGCGCCACGACGAAGAGCATTTCGTCGTCGCCAAACAAGTCGCTGCCGGGCTCGACGTCGGTGCGCGTCCAGAGCACGGCCCCGGTCACTGGCTCGAGCGCGACGAGCTTGCGTCCCTCTTGCAGGCAGGTGTAACGCTCGGTCAGCGGGCCGAGATTGCCCAAGGGGCGCCCCAGCGAATCGGCGATCATCATGCGCCGCCCCCCCCACGGCAGACCGATCTGATGCGCATGCGCCACCTGCTGCATCGGCATGCCGGGAATCGTCTCGATGATGTCCCGCGTCCACAAAAGCTTGGCGGTGCCCGGCGTCTCGCCGCCAAGCGTGTCGATGGCCAGTACTTGTTGACCCAGCGAGACCAGCAGCAAATGACCGTTGGCCTTCACGCGCGTCGTGGCCGGGTTGATCGCGAAGCGTGGCTGTTGTCCCGGTTCGACCAGTGGTAAACGCCAGCGAACCTGGCCGAGACCGTCGCGCCCGATGATGGACTGC
Protein-coding regions in this window:
- a CDS encoding terpene cyclase/mutase family protein, encoding MHISRRKLLPLLAAWPLAGGALAGTAATAAARDPNVEKSIARGLEWMTRTQSRLGHWTANTAQYPTAMTALAGIALLCEGSTTTQGKYSEHIRRAVDYLVSRSRSNGLIGDPMSRDNRYTYGHGFSVLFLSQVLGEEEDLDRRETLVDVLVRAVEFTGQAQTPAGGWGYVSAKEGNNQDEGSTTITQVQALRGCRNAGIPVPKEIIDRAIGYIQRCTLEDGGVQYSSQGGGARPAITAAAVACLYNAGDYDSEYVPKLLNYCKQNLSNIANEGFGHWHYAHYYYAQVLYREAGNTWRDYRDKIYTKILNEQSADGSWTQGYIGPIYTSAINLTILQLERAALPIYQR